The DNA region AGTTCCCAGCTGCGCCTGAAGAGGGCACTGTAGCACAGGAGCTAAGTTCACCTTCCCCAAAATTCTTTTGAGTCCTCTCCTTTGTTGATTCCTCCTACCTGAATTATagacacgtgaacacacacacacacacacacacacacacacacacacacacactaacccaCTTATTCACTCCCTCCTAGCAaattctctccagccccccaactcCTTCAACCTGCATGTAATTTTTCTTGCAGTGGACTGTAAAGGCTTTCTGGGTGGATTCTAAATGTCTTATTTTGGAAAGAGAATGAATGACAGCCACATAGGATAATAGCCAGGATTGGGGTCCTGTTACTGTGTGCGCCATCTTTGACGGGTCAGCTGTGTAGGTCTCTCTCCTAAGCGTGCTTGCCCACATGAAGCACTATGGGGAAGGAATATAAGGGAAAATTTGGAGTCAGCCTTGCCTCCTGGCTGCATACTTATCACCTCTCAGTCTATTGATTCTCCTTCAAGTGGCAAGGAGAAGTCCCCAGAGTGATACCCATCAGGACACAAAAGACAGGTGGCTGGACTCACAAGGGGTTTATGTCCTGAGGTGAGTGACTAGTGCTCCGGACGTACTGATCCATTAACCCGGGTTGCCCATTGCCACCAACCCCTCCATATTGGCTCCTGTTTCCTCAGTGGTGGCCCCAGTTCACTCAGCACTTGTCCTGGCGGGTTGGCAGCTGCCCACTAAGAGACAGCCTTGAATGGAGCCTGCTTATTGACCAGCGTGGGCAGGCATTGTGGCCTCAAGCCCAGAGGGGTCAAGAGGTCAGACAGGCCATGCAAGGCAGCACGTAGGGCCCAACCCCCTCCACCTCTGGTTTCCCAGATCTGATGCCTTGCTACCAGATGGGGGTGAGGTAGAGCCAGGAGAGTTGGGGGGGTGCACACTCATGAAGACAGACAAGCCAGGAGTCTTGTTGGTGATTTCAGCTGTTGCCAGTggtattttttaaagacacaaaacTTCAAGCCCCTTCCTTCCCATGAGAGCTGGGTCAGTGGCCATTCTGTCTATGGCTCCATGACCCTCTGTCGTCCAGTGCAGGGCACGTGCTGTCTGGGGAAACCCCAGGAGACCTAAAGAATTCATGTCTTGCCCCCTAAATTCTCCAGGCTCTGTATTCTTCATAGATGCCACAAAGATTAGACCCCAAAGCTTGccctgtgtgtgtggggaggggtacGGAGGGGTTACAATTCTGGCAGGGCACTAATTGAGTTTAGATATCTCTGTCCCTGAGTTCTAAGTCGGTCTCTGGGAACTGAGGGCATAGTTCAGTTAATCGAGTGCCTAGCATTGAGGAAGCTCCAGCTTCCATCCCTAGCACCCCATAAACGGGAACAGggtgcctataatctcagcacttgagaaccggaagcagaaagatcaggcaTTCAACATTGTCCTTAACTAcacatcaagttccaggccagcctgggctatatgagactttcctgtctcaacaaaatcTAAACAAATCCGAGGTGATTCTCTGAGTCTTTCCTGCTCTGGGGCCTCAGGCTCGTCCAACGACATCTTTAGATTTCAGGATGGAGCTCCGGAGAGTTCTTCAAGATATCATTGCTGGAGTGGAGTGTCCACAGGACAGGCTGGTGAGACGGTAACAACACGTTTGATGAGGGTTGGCATGACAGTGACGGGGAGCGAGTTGGCAGGTCCACCACGGTGGCAGCAACAGGTCACCTGTCCCCTCTCCTGCAGGCCTCTCCTGTGTATAGCTTCAGTTTCCCCCGGAGGAAGTTGGCGTAGACCCGGAAGAGCTTGCAGAAAGTATCCACCGTGAGTGTTCGGAGTGGAGCAGGTGGGGTGGTATCTGGAAGCGACATCAGTTCCTTCTGTCAAGAGAGAATAGGATGTCACTGGAGTGTGAAGGGCTACAGATCAAATGTGACCTGGGACAGAATAGGGGGAGAGTGTGCAGAGAGACCTCAGtattggggaagggggaggcGGGTAGTAGCCAGAGGTGCATCTTCTTCAGTCATTCTccatattattaatttttttgtttttgtttttgttttttctgagacagggtttctctgtgtagccctagctgtcctggaactcactctgtagaccaggctggcctcaaactcagaaatctgcctgcctctgcctcccaagtgctgggattaaaggtgtgtgccaccactgcccggctctccatattatttttatttggatatGTGGATGTGAATGTATGCAGGTAGCCAGGGTCCAGGAAACACTCTCAGATTTCCTAGACAGGGGTGTAAAGGCAGCtttgagccacctgatatgggtgccgGGTATTgaactctgcaagagcaacaagtgctctcaatcactgagccatctctccagccctgccaccttatgttttgagacagcgtctttcctagaacctagagctcactgactgAGCAAGCCTGGCTGACTGACCAATGAGTCTCCAGGAATCCTTGTGAGTCTGCCTCCCCCAGCTCTGGGGTGATGTATATGTTCCACCTcacctcatttttttgttttgttttgttttgttttttgaacagAAGAGCTGGAGATCGAACTTGACtcctcacacttgtgcagcaagcatgCTATCCCCTgactcatctccccagcctgagcTGTcagtattctttgttttaaatttgttattaCATATAATTCACTTAGAGGACTTTCAgcttgtgggtcccagggatcgaactcaagGGATCAGGTTTAGCAGCAAGCTTCTCTCCCCACTGAGCTGTAATCTCCCTGGCTCAGACCTCAGTAATCTTTAACGCATCCCGTAGAAGGGCAAGTAGCAGGGTCCACGGGCACTCACGCTCACCTGAGCTCCCAGCACCCTAAGCAGCGAAGTGAGGCTACGTAGACCACTGATGGCTTTGTCTATATGAAGCTGAAGTGTCTCTGGTGGCTGGGAGGAATTGACTAGCAGGGCCTGGGCCTGCAGGATGGCTTCCGAGAGCAGGGACAGGCCTTGCCAAACTTCTATGGCCTGTTCTTCCACCTAGGGGAGACAAAGACTTAGCAACAGCCAGCCCTATTCTCCCTAGCTACCAGACAGGActaaaggaaagaacagaaaagcaaGCAGTAAGGTttgctggatggatggatggatgagctATTCTATCCCATCAATCATTGTCTCTAATACTCTTACTCCCACACCATCAAGATGTGAAAATGAGACCCACCAATCTCTAGGAACCAGGAGTGGAGAGAGTAGGGGCATGGATGGACAGTCAGACAGACGGACAGGTGGGGATGAGGACAGGGACCAGACACAATGCAACTCACCTCCATTCTTTTCCAAGCATAGAAGTTGACTTTGGTATCTGGAACTGTAATATTCTCACTCAGTCTGGGACCTTCTGCACAACCCATCTGAAAGACACAGCCCCGGATCAAGATGTCCAAGGGTTTTATTCCACAAAAAGCCACCAGACAACTCCGTCTTTGAACTTTACCAGCATGCTTTGGGAGCCACCAGCTTTGTCATTCTTTAGTTTAGACcgagtttcatgtagcccaggttagcctcacaCTTGATACATGGCTGAGGATTGAtcaccttgaatttctgatcctccgaTCTCCGCCTCCCAAATACAGGGACTGTAGGTTCTTGCCACCCAAAATGGTTTGTgcagtactgggaatggaacccagggctttttgCACACtaagcaagccctctaccaactggGCCACATCCCCTGCCCAGTTTTATCATTCTAGTCGGAGGATGAAAGAGGTTTAAGGGTAGACATCTTATCTCGACCCTAAAGGCAGCTCCAGGAAGGGACCCAAATTCCCAGATCCCTGAGAAccagtttgtttcttttgtggagCCAGGGAGCTTACCGTGACATTTTCTGCCTCCTTGGCCTCCAAGATGTACCTCTCCAGAACTCGACTGTCACAGATGAGGCGTGGGGGAGCACAGAGGACTGGGAGGCCCAGAGAAATCAGTAGGAAGGACAGTAAAAGCAGCGGGGTGGGACGTTCTGGAAGAAAGGCAGGCTGATTGTgaggcggggaggggagggggccgTGGGACTGCAGGGGCTGGTTTGCTCAGCGAGACCCCTCTGCCCTTCTAGTCTCTGCTGACCCCGACTTTGCAATCGCTCAGGCTCTGCCTGAGTGGCCTTCATTCAATCCCTCAGCGTtgcacaccccaccccccaagcgACCGGCATCCACTTCTCGGCCAAACTTCACTGTGGGTGCACGCCAGAGGCTGGCAGatcctgggaagcagagactcCTGGACGCAGGTAATTCTTTTAGCAACCTTCCACCCACAGAGCAGCGCCTTATCTCCCTAAAATCCTAAACTTTGTCCCTGTTCTGAATCCCACCCCCCGGCCTTTTTGTCATTCACAGGGGGCTCCCCAAACTCCTTCGTGCACGTGGAGGCTGCCCCACCCCCCCTCTCTTCCTTGATCCTTGGAGAGTCGCAGGTCCTTGAACACGGCCGGCCGTTTCCTGGCCAATAGCTTTAGATGTAAATCCTTACTCAAACAGGAGCCCTGGAGGTCACAGGTCCCTAGCCTGTGAGTACTCACCGGGCACCCCCATCTCCGCGCCTGGCTGCCGGGGCTCCTTAGCGACCCGGGGCTGGGCCAGTGTCCACGCTGCGAGTCTTCATCCTTGGAAGTTCTGTAGGGCCAGATCACGCCACTAGCCTGGAAGAAGGTGGTCACCGTCCAGGGGGCGCGGGCAGAGTGGGGACGCGCTGGCCCTGGCCAAGGGTCCGTTCGGGAACACAGTGAGACACAGCCACCGGGCAGGGTTGGTCCGGGGACACTGTGGCTCCGGCCGGGGGTCGGGGATGTTATCAGCATGTGTGCGTgcgcgggtgggggtgggggtgaaacTGTGTGTGCGTGAGGGGTCGCCAGAGGTGGGGGCCACCTGGGGTCAGAGCAAGGGGCAGGACGCCTGGGTCTGGTGCTTGCTGGGGTGGAGCAGGCTGTTCCAGGCACAAACGCTGTCAGGGGGGTTTTGAGGGGGGGCAGGCTCTGATTTCCAGGAGGGTAGACCAGAGGGGTGCGCATCTGTGAGGTGTGCGGGAAGGCAAGCCTAAGGCTGAGGTAAGGATAATTGACCTGTGAAAAGCTGGATACCGGAACACCTCCCCTGGGGGCATCCTTGTCTTGGGGCAGGGATTTAGATCAGAAACAACTAAGGCTGGAGTTTAGAAGCACCTCCGATGCTTTTTTCTTCTTACAGTCTTATGACTTGTTCTAAGGGTCAGGATTGTCCCTGTTGAGGAATCAACTCAGACAAGTGGAGTAATGAATGgagcctcctcccctctctctcctcattttctAGAACCCTAAAAACCCAGGAAGGTAACTTTCAGAACAGGCCTGTGGTACATTATTGAGGACCGGTGGGCAGGTTGATAGTGGGTTCTTGCTGttgtttatgcagtgctgagatTGGAGCCCTGTGCTTTCTGTTAAGCAAATACTCTGTAACTgagctcccagcccctcactgggggattctaggcagggactctaccactgagccacgcccccagcccctccctgggggattctagacagtTGCTCTACAAATGAGTCCCATCTCCAGAACCAATGTCTATTTTGTGCAAGACCCTTTGCAGGATAAAAAGCGATACATTTTAATCTTCTTCAAGATCGTGTATGGCAAGACAGGTTCTGAGCATGGCAGGCAATGTCTCAGAACTGGGGTGTGCAGATCTGAGGGTGTGCAGCTCTGTGCAGAGCTGAGGATGAGCAAGCTCATATCCAGCCAGGGGAGCTAAGGCAGATGGGATGGCAGAAATCACTATGAGCTCAGACTTGAGAGTTGAGCAGTTTGGATGGAACTAACAGGTAGGGAGAGGACTTGGGTGTATGGGAAGTGGAGAGTGTGGAATGAGGAGATCAAGCCAGAGTGCTCTTAGGAAAGAACCAGGTTGTAGGATAGCCTAGAATGCTATTCTGAATACTTTggattaaaagagagagagagagagagagagagagagagagagagagagagagagaacattcttTCAGGAAATCTTCAAATGCTGGTGTGGTGGGTGGTGTGCTccagtcatcccagcacttaggaggctgggggcagcctgggctacatagtgaaactgaatctcaaaagataaaagaagggctgaaaagatggctcagtggttaagagcgcatgtcactcttgctgaggacccaggttctacttccagcacccatatggtggctcacaaccatccatgactccagttccaagaaatcCGATGCCTTCTTCAGACTTATTTGAGCACCAAGCATATGCAtgctacacagacacatatgcaggcaaaacacataaaataaaacatgaatctaataaaaaatgtaaagataaaagaaatatttatggaTTATATTCTAGCTACTAGGAAGGGACCCAAGGATAGAGCCATCAGTGGTACAGGCAAAAGTGCCTGCCCTGGTGACATTCTAGTGAGGAGACAGACAATGGGCAGATGGCATTTAGATGGCACTTAGAACTAAgtagaggctgggcagtggtgacgcatgcctttaatcccagcacttgggaggcagagacaggtagatttctgagttcgaggccagcctgatctacagagtgagttccaggacagccagggctacacagagaaaccctgtctcaaaaaaaaaaacaaaaacaaacaaacaaacaaacaaacaataaaactaagTAGAGGTGACTGGAGCAAGTTGCACATGCTCTTtgtgcagaggacccaggttcaggtgCTAGCAACCATATGGCCActaacaactatctgtaactccagatccagagatcttacgccctcttctggcctctgaagataCTGTGCACATGTGCTGCACAGACTCATGGGtaaaatgcatatgtataaaataaataatcttatgtatgtgtatatcatatatattattcatactatagactgtatatatatgtatatatatatatgtatatatatatatatgaatgtacatatatatatatatgaataaggGGAAGGACCTGATTTAGATTCCCCAATGCCCACATTAAAAGCTGGGCAcaaaacgggggtgggggtggcacacacctttaatcccagcactcgggaggcaggggcaggcatagctccatgagttcgaggccagcctggtccacagagcgaGTCAcaagactgccagggctacacagagagcctcttttaaaacaaaaaaaacccaaacaaacaaaaacaaaacaaaacaaaaaccacaacaacaacaacaagcacaaCGGCATGCAATTGATAGTAACCCCAgtgtttgggaggtagaggcaggaggattcctggagctcactggacaGCTAATATAACCAAAGCAGTAACTTCCAGGTTCactaagaccctgcctcaaaaaccaagtAGAGGGCCAGTGAGacgatgactcagtgggtaaaggtacttgtcaccaagtctgatggcctgagACCCATGTAGTGAAAGAAGAGACTTAGCTGCTGCAAGTTGATCTAAGACCTCCACGTGTGTGCCATGTAAAACTCATTCACATAGGTCTGCACATGCAGTTAACTAATTAATGTAACAAAGACAAAAAGGAGAAACAATTGAGCAA from Mastomys coucha isolate ucsf_1 unplaced genomic scaffold, UCSF_Mcou_1 pScaffold22, whole genome shotgun sequence includes:
- the Epo gene encoding erythropoietin isoform X1; protein product: MGVPERPTPLLLLSFLLISLGLPVLCAPPRLICDSRVLERYILEAKEAENVTMGCAEGPRLSENITVPDTKVNFYAWKRMEVEEQAIEVWQGLSLLSEAILQAQALLVNSSQPPETLQLHIDKAISGLRSLTSLLRVLGAQKELMSLPDTTPPAPLRTLTVDTFCKLFRVYANFLRGKLKLYTGEACRRGDR
- the Epo gene encoding erythropoietin isoform X2, which translates into the protein MGVPERPTPLLLLSFLLISLGLPVLCAPPRLICDSRVLERYILEAKEAENVTMGCAEGPRLSENITVPDTKVNFYAWKRMEVEEQAIEVWQGLSLLSEAILQAQALLVNSSQPPETLQLHIDKAISGLRSLTSLLRVLGAQELMSLPDTTPPAPLRTLTVDTFCKLFRVYANFLRGKLKLYTGEACRRGDR